gaagaaaagggaaaaaaaggaaCACAGCAATGGTCAGCCAAATTCCACACGGACAACATCAAAATCAAATAGATATGGCCTACCGGTCAAGAAGGGGGCATACGCCGATCGATCTTTTATCAAGTCTGGGTACTTGTACCAGCGCTCGGGGTTGAAGGACAGTGGCGCCATGAATGCTGCGTCCGCTGGAGATACGCAAACATCAGAATTGACTCAATCAGGGAGGACTCCTAGGGAGAGGTATGCCTACAGCGTCCAATGACCCACTGGGGGCAGAATACGGTCATGCCTCCCGGAATGTGCTTGCCGTTAACATGGATTCCGTCCGCGGGGGTTTTACGTGGGATGATCGATGGAACCGGCGGATGCAGCCGAAGGGTCTCGTTGATGAACCCGTTCAGGTGAGGCAGCTTGGAAATTTCGTCGTGTAGGTACTCGCCATTCGCATCGGCGTCGATTGCCAGAAGCTCAGCCCGGAGCACGTCCACTTCTTCTGGATGCCGGGCCAGCTCGTACACGACACTCGTGAGGGCTGTTGCCGTGGTATCACTGTTTCGCTGTTAGTCCCACAGCGCAGTGGCTCCCCGTGTGAATCACAAACCTGCCAGCTGTAACGACTAACATGGAGTCGCCCATCAATAGGTTGAGTTCGTCGGTAGTAGGGCTGCGGCCATTCAACGGGGCCAGTAACGATGCGCAAATGTCCGGTATCTCCACCTTATCCTGGATGGCGTTAATGGGTACTACGCGGATATTCCTAGGGATTCCTGGAAGCGTAAAAGACAACCTACATTCATCCGGTGTACCAACTTCTGTGTGGTAAATTCAACGAACCTATGCCAGTTCTTGGAGAGAGAAGGCAGAGTGACGAAGCACCGGAGGACCCAGGACGGCACGTAGTATTTATAGAGCACAATGCCGTCCAGGAGTACCTGGATAGCCCAATGGTTACTATGGGTGTCGAGCATGTTAAAGCTGCGGCCAAAGGCTAAATCGCCCATGACATCGTAGCTGTAGAAGTTGAACCAGTCGCTGATATTGACCGTCAGGCCGACGGCATCGTTCAGCCGCGTAAACAGCTTCTGGCGATACTCACGGACGCGGGTCTCGTACCCTCTGAGGGCCCGATCGCCAAACCCAGTGCTCCAGGTGCGGCGGCGTTGGTCGTGGTCTGCTCGGTGTCGATACGAGTGCAGCGATCTCATCGGATGCCCATTGTCATAGAAGGTGCTCTTAGAACAGCGCGATTGGTGTCCGTAGATGATTCCGACTGCCTCTGGATAGACGATGGAGAGCTCCGAGGGCCCAACACGCACAATAGGTCCGTATTGGTTGTGAAGGTCCTGGAGTTTCTGAAACCCCGGTCGATCTCGCAGGCCCATTGAGAACCACAGGCCCGAGATCCTTGCGCCGTACGGACCAGGAAACCCATGAAGAGGGTGGAACTGGACGCGATAGAGAAGCAGCGAGATGTAGAGGCCCACAAAGTAGGTAACGGTCCATCCTCCCGTGGCCTTCGCTGAGTCGTAGAGAGAGACACCCCCGACGAAACGCATAACCACCGTGGTCGAGGTAATGATGAATGCGTACCATCGCACATACGTAAAAGGGTACAGGTGGTGTTCCCCGCGTCGAAAATAGCACTGATGAGATACAACGCCAGCAATCGCCCCCAGCACATGCAGCAGGGTCATGGAGACGGACATTCCCATCGCGTAAATGGACAGAAATATATGTTGTTAGCGAGTGAGTGGAAGCAGCGACGAGAGGCGGACGCAATGGCAATCCCGGCGGAAGTGTGCTGTCTGTTTATTCAAGGCCACAGATATACCGGGCTACCTATGCTTTGGGGATCCGGTAGACAGCGTCTCATCCCAATCCGCACAGACGGCGAGGATACCCAAGTGGATATCCGAAGCGAGGAGTACAATGTAGTGTAACCCCCCAGGTGCTCCCACACCCAACCACATGAAGCAACCATTGTTCCTCAGTATGTTGGACTCCTTGCATGCCAGCAACAAGAAAGATAGCGACATCGAGCGCCTGGGTTGTTCATGGGAACATGCCTTGGGCCTCCAAGGCCCGCCGTCACCGTGCATGGTATTCTCAGTTGGTAAGCCCCTTGTATGAAGTATTGATGAACATGCAGGGATGAGAACTGCGCGCTCATCTACGCATATATCGTGTCAGTAAGTTTCTTACTCCCCCGCGCGGTGTCATTCTCCAAAACTCTACCATACATTGCTTCTTTCGACCTCGTCTACCTGATTGCGTCAACACCCAACAACCGAGACGGAATAAAAAAACCACGGGctgttcctcgtcttcgaaaTGGCCAAAGACACTGCGCTGCACTTGCCGCTGGGGCTGGAGTCGGTAGGGTGGGTTCTTGGGCTCCTGACAACCAGCATACTCTACCTCTTCTGGTCGCCAAAGTCCCAGATCCCCCGGCCTCCAGTGGTGAATAAATATTGGTGGGATTTCTTTCAGATCAAGGCAAAGCGTGACTTCGATGCCCGGGCGGAGGACTTGATCAAGCTCGGGCTTTCCAAGGCAAGGGCCAAAAGCACGGAGAGAGGCGTCGATGATACTGGGCAGTCCTCGCTAACAGCTACAGTCGCCTCTTGCGTTTGAAATGGTAACAGGCTTTGGTCTGAGGCTGGTCCTGTCAGATAGACTGGCGGATCCAGTGGGAATGAATAATCGGTTTGACCAGGACAAAGGAATTGCACCTGTATAACTCTTCCATCCCCCTCTACCCGGGTCCTTCTTTGGCGGCGCACAGCTGACCTCCTGCCCCTCCATATAGGTAAACCTGGTTAAATTAAGGGGATTCGAGTCCATGTTTTCGGGTTCACTACACGACTCGGTTCCACGTCCTGCTACGAGCGCTACGTCAAAAAGACTCGGTAAGAAGTAATTTCATCCATCAGTCAATAGAGACCCCACGGCTTATGATACGGCGTACAAAGTGCACTTAACCCAGCCCTTTTCCGAAGAAACGACAGATTTTCTGGAGAGAGAATGGACGGAATCTCCCGGTAATGGATAATCGCAATTGGTTCCTGTCGATTCTTTCAGACTAACACGGGCCTCCAGATTGGCATGAGATCGTGGTTTACCCAGTGATGTCTAGGCTGACCGCACAGGTACTAAGCCGAGCATTCGTTGGGCCAAAGCTCTGCCGTGATGCGCGCTGGCTAGACATTGCTACAACATACGTCTCGCACAGGATGACTGCCGCTGTGGCCGTCCAGAAATGGGGAACTGTGCTTCAGCCCATTGTCCACTggtttcttccttcttgtcgCA
Above is a window of Aspergillus puulaauensis MK2 DNA, chromosome 2, nearly complete sequence DNA encoding:
- a CDS encoding uncharacterized protein (TransMembrane:1 (o15-32i);~antiSMASH:Cluster_2.14); this translates as MAKDTALHLPLGLESVGWVLGLLTTSILYLFWSPKSQIPRPPVVNKYWWDFFQIKAKRDFDARAEDLIKLGLSKARAKSTERGVDDTGQSSLTATVASCV
- the ftmC gene encoding cytochrome P450 monooxygenase ftmC (COG:Q;~EggNog:ENOG410PHH6;~InterPro:IPR001128,IPR002401,IPR036396;~PFAM:PF00067;~SECRETED:SignalP(1-21);~SMCOG1034:cytochrome P450;~TransMembrane:2 (n8-16c21/22o37-56i68-86o);~antiSMASH:Cluster_2.14;~go_function: GO:0005506 - iron ion binding [Evidence IEA];~go_function: GO:0016705 - oxidoreductase activity, acting on paired donors, with incorporation or reduction of molecular oxygen [Evidence IEA];~go_function: GO:0020037 - heme binding [Evidence IEA];~go_process: GO:0055114 - oxidation-reduction process [Evidence IEA]); protein product: MGMSVSMTLLHVLGAIAGVVSHQCYFRRGEHHLYPFTYVRWYAFIITSTTVVMRFVGGVSLYDSAKATGGWTVTYFVGLYISLLLYRVQFHPLHGFPGPYGARISGLWFSMGLRDRPGFQKLQDLHNQYGPIVRVGPSELSIVYPEAVGIIYGHQSRCSKSTFYDNGHPMRSLHSYRHRADHDQRRRTWSTGFGDRALRGYETRVREYRQKLFTRLNDAVGLTVNISDWFNFYSYDVMGDLAFGRSFNMLDTHSNHWAIQVLLDGIVLYKYYVPSWVLRCFVTLPSLSKNWHRFVEFTTQKLVHRMNDKVEIPDICASLLAPLNGRSPTTDELNLLMGDSMLVVTAGSDTTATALTSVVYELARHPEEVDVLRAELLAIDADANGEYLHDEISKLPHLNGFINETLRLHPPVPSIIPRKTPADGIHVNGKHIPGGMTVFCPQWVIGRSDAAFMAPLSFNPERWYKYPDLIKDRSAYAPFLTGPYSCIGKPLALMNIRTTIARLITTFDIRFPAGEDGTRLMENIEDHFSMGIERMPVVLTKRRG